One segment of Nocardioides sp. QY071 DNA contains the following:
- a CDS encoding MCE family protein: protein MTRRSGLRARLRAGVALLAGALLLTGCDFDVYELPLPGGADTGKDPITVSVRFDDVLDLVPKSSVKVNDVAVGQVTEVRLDGYQAVVTLELRKDVDLPDNPVASIRQTSLLGEKFVSLAPPTTGAQGRLSDGDVIKDGGRNPEVEEVLGALSLVLNGGGIAQLKTISTELNLALEGREDSAKSVLTQVSSLMGQLDQRKQDIVRAIESVNRLAVTAKQHQASIDRALDELPSALESLDRQRADLVKMLDGLTQLSDVGVRVIKTTKTATVDTLKMLDPVLFQISQAGDDFAKGFSTFLTYPFIDESVGRDPQVARNLHMGDYVNLSIDLALDVGNLKLPDLACIPINELPDLPLDVLIDLKTLCAGATQTLQSCLQTPPNPSACLQLPGALIDNVCQAVKLLCRQAADAKTGATAGSPAAAGDPLGTLLSSVLTGGGLGRAAPGGHSEADDMWRDFDTTYDASLVGLYAAPLVASRQTELQQKGRPAK from the coding sequence ATGACCCGCCGCTCCGGCCTCCGCGCCCGCCTGCGGGCCGGTGTCGCGCTGCTCGCGGGCGCGCTGCTGCTCACCGGCTGCGACTTCGACGTCTACGAGCTGCCGCTACCCGGTGGCGCCGACACCGGCAAGGACCCGATCACGGTCAGCGTCCGCTTCGACGACGTCCTCGACCTGGTCCCGAAGTCGTCGGTCAAGGTCAACGACGTCGCGGTGGGCCAGGTGACCGAGGTCCGCCTCGACGGCTACCAGGCCGTGGTCACCCTCGAGCTGCGCAAGGACGTCGACCTTCCCGACAACCCCGTCGCCTCGATCCGCCAGACCAGCCTCCTGGGCGAGAAGTTCGTCTCCCTCGCGCCCCCGACCACGGGCGCGCAGGGTCGCCTCTCCGACGGCGACGTGATCAAGGACGGCGGACGCAACCCGGAGGTCGAGGAGGTGCTCGGCGCGCTCAGCCTGGTCCTCAACGGCGGCGGCATCGCCCAGCTCAAGACCATCTCGACCGAGCTCAACCTCGCCCTCGAGGGCCGGGAGGACTCCGCCAAGTCGGTGCTCACCCAGGTCTCGTCGCTGATGGGCCAGCTCGACCAGCGCAAGCAGGACATCGTCCGCGCCATCGAGTCGGTCAACCGGCTCGCGGTCACCGCCAAGCAGCACCAGGCGAGCATCGACCGGGCGTTGGACGAGCTGCCCAGCGCGCTCGAGTCGCTCGACCGGCAGCGCGCCGACCTGGTCAAGATGCTCGACGGCCTCACCCAGCTCAGCGACGTCGGCGTCCGGGTCATCAAGACCACGAAGACCGCCACCGTCGACACCCTCAAGATGCTCGACCCGGTGCTCTTCCAGATCTCCCAGGCCGGCGACGACTTCGCCAAGGGCTTCAGCACCTTCCTGACCTACCCGTTCATCGACGAGTCCGTCGGCCGTGACCCGCAGGTCGCCCGCAACCTCCACATGGGCGACTACGTCAACCTGTCGATCGACCTCGCGCTCGACGTCGGCAACCTGAAGCTGCCCGACCTCGCGTGCATCCCGATCAACGAGCTCCCGGACCTGCCGCTCGACGTCCTGATCGACCTGAAGACGCTGTGTGCCGGTGCCACGCAGACGTTGCAGAGCTGCCTGCAGACGCCGCCGAACCCGTCGGCCTGCCTTCAGCTGCCCGGTGCGCTGATCGACAACGTCTGCCAGGCCGTCAAGCTGCTCTGCCGCCAGGCCGCCGATGCCAAGACCGGTGCCACCGCCGGCAGCCCGGCCGCGGCCGGCGACCCGCTCGGCACCCTGCTCTCGAGCGTGCTCACCGGAGGTGGCCTCGGTCGAGCGGCCCCGGGCGGGCACAGCGAGGCCGACGACATGTGGCGCGACTTCGACACGACGTACGACGCCAGCCTGGTCGGCCTGTACGCCGCGCCCCTGGTCGCGAGCCGGCAGACCGAGCTGCAGCAGAAGGGGAGGCCGGCGAAGTGA
- a CDS encoding MCE family protein — protein MKPFRERNPVVIGAVSIAVLLLGLVAAFRANDLPLIGGGDTYYASFSEAGGLKPKDEVRIAGVRVGQVTSMELDGNSVKVAFKIKTDTPFGDETRADIKVKTILGSMFLALDPAGQGQLAEGSVIPVDRTSSPYDVVDAFSGLAETSADIDTDQLAGALTTLADLTRNTPEEFRSALDGLSALAKTVASRDDEINSLLKNLNRVSTVLDSRDEDIVALMKDADTLFTALLQRKEQIHRLLVSTSTLSTKLTGLIKESRADLKPALDHLDSVLQVVKKNEDNLEDSIHLMAPFYRVFASTLGNGPWFDTYIFNLPPVPGTVGQ, from the coding sequence ATGAAGCCCTTCCGCGAGCGCAACCCCGTGGTGATCGGTGCCGTGAGCATCGCCGTGCTCCTGCTCGGCCTGGTCGCGGCCTTCCGGGCCAACGACCTCCCGCTGATCGGCGGCGGCGACACCTACTACGCCTCCTTCTCCGAGGCCGGTGGGCTCAAGCCGAAGGACGAGGTCCGCATCGCCGGTGTCCGCGTCGGCCAGGTGACCTCGATGGAGCTCGACGGCAACTCGGTCAAGGTCGCCTTCAAGATCAAGACCGACACGCCCTTCGGCGACGAGACCCGCGCCGACATCAAGGTCAAGACGATCCTCGGCTCGATGTTCCTGGCACTCGACCCGGCCGGTCAGGGCCAGCTGGCCGAGGGCTCGGTCATCCCGGTCGACCGCACCAGCTCGCCGTACGACGTCGTCGACGCGTTCTCCGGCCTCGCCGAGACCTCGGCCGACATCGACACCGACCAGCTCGCCGGCGCGCTGACCACGCTGGCCGACCTGACCCGCAACACGCCCGAGGAGTTCCGCTCGGCGCTCGACGGCCTCTCGGCGCTCGCCAAGACGGTGGCCTCGCGCGACGACGAGATCAACTCGCTGCTCAAGAACCTCAACCGGGTCTCCACGGTGCTCGACTCGCGCGACGAGGACATCGTGGCGCTGATGAAGGACGCCGACACGCTGTTCACCGCGCTGCTGCAGCGCAAGGAGCAGATCCACCGGCTGCTGGTGTCGACGAGCACGCTCAGCACCAAGTTGACCGGCCTGATCAAGGAGAGCCGCGCCGACCTCAAGCCCGCGCTCGACCACCTCGACTCGGTGCTGCAGGTCGTGAAGAAGAACGAGGACAACCTTGAGGACTCGATCCACCTGATGGCGCCGTTCTACCGCGTGTTCGCGAGCACGCTCGGCAACGGGCCGTGGTTCGACACCTACATCTTCAACCTGCCGCCGGTGCCCGGGACGGTGGGCCAGTGA
- a CDS encoding DnaJ domain-containing protein, translating to MSTNLYDLLDVEEDATEDQIRAAWKTAIADLDPTERRFRAFNDAAGVLLDADKRAAYDADLAAERAAAETVAAETVAAETVAAEEVADKPGRENSRLDEDASSSNHEFHRPAGETPARAATATRGDGPGGVALVAAAVAAVLSVALAVVLVLTPGARGEHSAKQLAQGNVRVERAAVDAEAAAEQMVAPVLSYSHKSMAADLDRRAQYMTKAFQAKTERSWPEITKEAETQKVEVEAKSAGAALTRVSSNGKRATVVVFIDQYVTKAGQEPFVLRMWATFLLVRAAGSDSKWLLDDLCTDDRCDK from the coding sequence GTGAGCACCAACCTCTACGACCTCCTCGACGTCGAGGAGGACGCCACCGAGGACCAGATCCGCGCCGCGTGGAAGACCGCGATCGCCGACCTGGACCCGACCGAGCGCCGCTTCCGTGCCTTCAACGACGCGGCCGGAGTGCTGCTCGACGCCGACAAGCGGGCGGCGTACGACGCAGACCTGGCCGCCGAGCGCGCCGCCGCCGAGACGGTCGCCGCCGAGACGGTCGCCGCCGAGACGGTCGCCGCCGAGGAGGTCGCGGACAAGCCTGGACGAGAAAACTCGCGCTTGGACGAGGATGCTTCCTCGTCCAACCATGAGTTTCACCGGCCGGCCGGTGAAACTCCCGCTCGGGCCGCAACCGCCACCCGCGGGGACGGCCCGGGCGGGGTCGCCCTGGTCGCGGCCGCCGTCGCCGCGGTGCTCTCCGTCGCCCTGGCGGTCGTCCTCGTGCTGACGCCCGGCGCGCGCGGCGAGCACTCGGCCAAGCAGCTGGCGCAGGGCAACGTGCGCGTCGAGCGGGCCGCGGTCGACGCCGAGGCGGCGGCCGAGCAGATGGTCGCGCCGGTGCTGTCGTACAGCCACAAGTCGATGGCCGCCGACCTCGACCGGCGGGCGCAGTACATGACCAAGGCGTTCCAGGCGAAGACCGAGCGCAGCTGGCCGGAGATCACCAAGGAGGCCGAGACCCAGAAGGTCGAGGTCGAGGCCAAGTCGGCCGGCGCCGCGCTGACCCGGGTGAGCTCGAACGGCAAGCGGGCGACGGTCGTGGTCTTCATCGACCAGTACGTCACCAAGGCCGGCCAGGAGCCGTTCGTGCTGCGGATGTGGGCCACGTTCCTGCTGGTCAGGGCCGCGGGGAGCGACTCGAAGTGGCTCCTCGACGACCTGTGCACCGACGACCGCTGCGACAAGTGA
- a CDS encoding MCE family protein translates to MNGLRRWLPLAVIGVLVVTGLVWMLGSGSNDKTVTAYFPRAVSVYEGSEVRILGIPVGQVREVVPEGTKVKVVMAYKSDIKVPADADAVIVSPSVVGDRYIQLSPAFEDGDKVMADNTVIDATKTAIPLELDEIYGSIDKLTVALGPEGANKDGALSDLLEQTAKNFGGQGAQFHQTIEDFGRLSETLDNNKDDLFESAKQLESFLKTLADNDTTVRDFSKSLGDVSTLLADERQELTTALSNLGTALDQVARFVKRNRAVLGRNIRDVNRVAKVLVRQRGALDELLQAGPLAITNLYHTYNPKDATLDTNANLGNILHELTSNPSAVVCALVSGADANGNICDLVEKLLPRSAPFGTGSWYGQAYDPTLNGLVEVDR, encoded by the coding sequence GTGAACGGGCTGCGGCGCTGGCTGCCGCTCGCCGTCATCGGGGTCCTGGTCGTCACCGGCCTGGTCTGGATGCTCGGCAGCGGCAGCAACGACAAGACCGTGACGGCGTACTTCCCGCGGGCCGTGTCGGTCTACGAGGGCAGCGAGGTCCGGATCCTCGGCATCCCGGTCGGCCAGGTCCGCGAGGTGGTGCCCGAGGGCACCAAGGTCAAGGTCGTGATGGCCTACAAGTCCGACATCAAGGTGCCGGCCGACGCCGACGCCGTCATCGTGTCGCCCTCCGTGGTCGGCGACCGCTACATCCAGCTCTCGCCGGCCTTCGAGGACGGCGACAAGGTGATGGCCGACAACACGGTCATCGACGCGACCAAGACCGCGATCCCGCTGGAGCTCGACGAGATCTACGGCAGCATCGACAAGCTGACCGTCGCGCTCGGTCCCGAGGGCGCCAACAAGGACGGTGCGCTCAGCGACCTCCTCGAGCAGACCGCCAAGAACTTCGGCGGCCAGGGTGCCCAGTTCCACCAGACGATCGAGGACTTCGGGCGCCTGAGCGAGACGCTCGACAACAACAAGGACGACCTGTTCGAGTCGGCCAAGCAGCTCGAGTCCTTCCTCAAGACGCTCGCCGACAACGACACCACGGTGCGCGACTTCAGCAAGTCGCTCGGCGACGTCTCGACGCTGCTGGCCGACGAGCGCCAGGAGCTGACCACCGCCCTGTCCAACCTCGGTACGGCGCTCGACCAGGTCGCCCGGTTCGTCAAGCGCAACCGCGCGGTGCTGGGCCGCAACATCCGCGACGTCAACCGGGTCGCCAAGGTGCTGGTCCGCCAGCGCGGCGCCCTCGACGAGCTGCTGCAGGCCGGTCCGCTGGCGATCACGAACCTGTACCACACGTACAACCCCAAGGACGCCACGCTCGACACCAACGCCAACCTCGGCAACATCCTGCACGAGCTGACGTCCAACCCGTCGGCGGTGGTGTGCGCCCTGGTGTCGGGTGCCGACGCCAACGGCAACATCTGCGACCTGGTCGAGAAGCTGCTGCCGCGCAGCGCTCCGTTCGGCACCGGCTCCTGGTACGGCCAGGCGTACGATCCGACGCTCAACGGACTGGTGGAGGTGGACCGATGA
- a CDS encoding MlaD family protein yields MITRRTRIQLIVFAIITLLGVSFVGARYAKLDRMVVDGDYTVTAHYPVSGGIFTGAEVTYRGVGIGTVGDLVLTDEGVDVKLDIDKKWDKIPSDTRALVGNRSAVGEQYVELQPQKDGGPYLREGSQITDVATPIATEKLLGDLSATVSSVDREALSTTVHELGEAFAGTGPDLQRIIDTGNSFIETADENFDLTTALIKDSNTVLQGQVASESSLRTFAQQLSLFSSALADADPALRKVIDSGSVAATQLRTFLEQNGVELSELLANLVATGEVVVQHLDALKQMLVVYPYAVGAGQVVVGRKSKQDGGSGFWDAHFGLILSPTSTPCYAGYLKTRRNPESDRGNAPMPDDVGCTEPITKSNPRGPQNLPRVAPGVQGYDVGVRVDPTTGELEWGVTAQDQAWSDARGNVAPPSLGKDSWKWLYLQPLLDPSTR; encoded by the coding sequence GTGATCACCCGTCGTACCCGCATCCAGCTCATCGTCTTCGCGATCATCACGCTGCTGGGCGTCTCGTTCGTGGGCGCCCGCTATGCCAAGCTCGACCGGATGGTCGTCGACGGCGACTACACGGTCACCGCCCACTACCCGGTGTCCGGCGGCATCTTCACCGGCGCTGAGGTGACCTACCGCGGCGTCGGCATCGGCACGGTCGGCGACCTCGTGCTCACCGACGAGGGCGTCGACGTGAAGCTCGACATCGACAAGAAGTGGGACAAGATCCCCAGCGACACCCGCGCGCTGGTCGGCAACCGCTCCGCCGTCGGTGAGCAGTACGTCGAGCTGCAGCCGCAGAAGGACGGCGGGCCCTACCTGCGCGAGGGCTCCCAGATCACCGACGTCGCGACCCCGATCGCGACCGAGAAGCTCCTCGGCGACCTGTCCGCCACCGTCTCCAGCGTCGACCGCGAGGCCCTGAGCACCACGGTCCACGAGCTCGGCGAGGCGTTCGCCGGCACCGGCCCCGACCTCCAGCGGATCATCGACACCGGCAACTCGTTCATCGAGACCGCCGACGAGAACTTCGACCTGACCACCGCCCTGATCAAGGACAGCAACACCGTCCTGCAGGGCCAGGTGGCCTCCGAGTCGTCGCTGCGGACCTTCGCCCAGCAGCTCTCGCTGTTCAGCTCGGCGCTCGCCGACGCGGACCCCGCGCTGCGCAAGGTGATCGACTCCGGCTCGGTCGCCGCGACCCAGCTGCGGACCTTCCTGGAGCAGAACGGCGTCGAGCTCAGTGAGCTGCTCGCCAACCTGGTCGCCACCGGCGAGGTCGTCGTCCAGCACCTCGACGCGCTCAAGCAGATGCTGGTCGTCTACCCGTACGCCGTCGGCGCGGGCCAGGTCGTCGTGGGTCGCAAGTCCAAGCAGGACGGCGGCAGCGGCTTCTGGGACGCCCACTTCGGCCTGATCCTGTCGCCGACCAGCACCCCCTGCTACGCCGGCTACCTCAAGACCCGCCGCAACCCGGAGTCCGACCGCGGCAACGCCCCGATGCCCGACGACGTCGGCTGCACCGAGCCGATCACCAAGAGCAACCCGCGTGGACCGCAGAACCTGCCCCGGGTCGCCCCGGGCGTGCAGGGCTACGACGTGGGCGTGCGGGTGGACCCCACAACCGGTGAGCTGGAGTGGGGCGTGACGGCCCAGGACCAGGCGTGGTCCGACGCGCGCGGTAACGTGGCGCCGCCGTCGCTGGGGAAGGATTCGTGGAAGTGGCTCTACCTCCAACCGCTGCTCGACCCGTCCACCCGGTGA
- a CDS encoding MlaD family protein: MSVRGLDKKTSGDLIRLVVFMVTTALATSVLIITIGNLSFGSTKEYAADFVDATGVNKGDDIRIAGVKVGTVQKVAIVDADRARVTFTVDADTKLDDATHATVKYRNLIGQRYISLTQEGDGGAQLKEDAAIPVDRTKPALDLTVLFNGFKPLFQALSPDDINKLSYEIVQVFQGEGGTVEGLLSSTASVTQTLADRDKVIGELLSNLDYVLDHVADRDKQLTNLIDSFRSLVGGLNDDREAILGSLDSISDLSVQTAALVTDIKDPFVKDIKELRKVAGTLDDNRQEIDRALQVLPIKLTKIGRTATYGSWFNFYLCHFKATIKVPGLNNPVSATYGATADRCTLG, encoded by the coding sequence ATGAGCGTGCGCGGCCTCGACAAGAAGACCAGCGGCGACCTGATCCGCCTGGTCGTGTTCATGGTGACCACGGCGCTCGCGACGAGCGTCCTCATCATCACCATCGGCAACCTGTCCTTCGGCTCCACGAAGGAGTACGCCGCCGACTTCGTCGACGCCACCGGCGTCAACAAGGGCGACGACATCCGGATCGCGGGCGTCAAGGTCGGCACAGTGCAGAAGGTCGCGATCGTCGACGCCGACCGCGCCCGGGTCACCTTCACCGTCGACGCCGACACCAAGCTCGACGACGCGACGCACGCCACGGTCAAGTACCGCAACCTGATCGGGCAGCGCTACATCTCGCTGACCCAGGAGGGCGACGGCGGGGCGCAGCTCAAGGAGGATGCCGCGATCCCGGTCGACCGCACCAAGCCGGCGCTCGACCTGACCGTGCTGTTCAACGGCTTCAAGCCGCTCTTCCAGGCGCTCTCGCCCGACGACATCAACAAGCTGTCCTACGAGATCGTCCAGGTCTTCCAGGGCGAGGGCGGCACCGTCGAGGGCCTGCTGTCGAGCACCGCGTCGGTCACCCAGACCCTCGCGGACCGCGACAAGGTGATCGGCGAGCTGCTGAGCAACCTCGACTACGTCCTCGACCACGTGGCCGACCGCGACAAGCAGCTCACCAACCTGATCGACAGCTTCCGCAGCCTGGTCGGCGGCCTCAACGACGACCGCGAGGCGATCCTCGGCTCGCTCGACTCGATCTCGGACCTTTCGGTGCAGACCGCCGCGCTGGTCACCGACATCAAGGACCCGTTCGTCAAGGACATCAAGGAGCTGCGGAAGGTCGCCGGCACGCTCGACGACAACCGCCAGGAGATCGACCGCGCGCTCCAGGTACTGCCGATCAAGCTCACCAAGATCGGCCGCACGGCGACCTACGGCTCCTGGTTCAACTTCTACCTGTGCCACTTCAAGGCCACCATCAAGGTCCCCGGACTCAACAACCCGGTCAGCGCCACCTACGGCGCGACCGCCGACCGCTGCACGCTCGGATGA
- a CDS encoding MCE family protein, translating into MDKILSAHKALGVIFVALLVLGVWLTYATFTKKFTDYDEVTLKTSSIGLQLPTRADVKVRGVIVGEVLDASSGVDGAELKLGIYPDKIGVIPANVTGSIVPKTLFGEKYVSLVVPDTGPSGTMRAGATIDRTEVSTELEEVLSDLYPLLRTVQPADLNATLTAIATALEGRGELLGKNLETLDGYLKRLNPQIPALLEDLKLTAEVSDTYADILPQVAQILDDTVKTTGTIEEREAALTATLRDIRSFSDTARSFLDANAERLKRAGELSTQVLTVVARYAPTIPCMSAGIVKAQGRLAEAFRGFELHIVLETLQDQPRKYTPADRPIFGDDRGPNCLGLPDIPWSQDNPFPPLPHLNDGMNGNTGKGNLRPAPTGYTGSPDDVTALRGALDQEYGTDADLTVLLTGPLVAGGAR; encoded by the coding sequence ATGGACAAGATCCTCTCCGCCCACAAGGCGCTCGGCGTCATCTTCGTGGCGCTGCTGGTGCTCGGCGTGTGGCTCACCTACGCGACCTTCACCAAGAAGTTCACCGACTACGACGAGGTCACCCTCAAGACGTCGTCGATCGGCCTCCAGCTCCCCACGCGCGCGGACGTCAAGGTCCGTGGCGTGATCGTCGGCGAGGTGCTCGACGCCAGCTCCGGTGTGGACGGCGCGGAGCTCAAGCTCGGCATCTACCCCGACAAGATCGGCGTGATCCCGGCCAACGTGACCGGCTCGATCGTGCCGAAGACGCTGTTCGGCGAGAAGTACGTCTCGCTCGTCGTCCCCGACACCGGCCCCAGCGGCACGATGCGCGCCGGCGCGACCATCGACCGCACCGAGGTGTCGACCGAGCTCGAGGAGGTCCTCTCCGACCTCTACCCGCTGCTGCGGACCGTTCAGCCGGCCGACCTCAACGCGACGCTGACCGCGATCGCCACCGCGCTCGAGGGCCGGGGCGAGCTGCTCGGCAAGAACCTCGAGACCCTCGACGGCTACCTCAAGCGGCTCAACCCGCAGATCCCGGCCCTGCTCGAGGACCTCAAGCTGACCGCCGAGGTGTCCGACACGTACGCCGACATCCTTCCCCAGGTGGCCCAGATCCTCGACGACACCGTGAAGACCACCGGCACCATCGAGGAGCGCGAGGCGGCGCTGACCGCCACGCTGCGCGACATCCGCAGCTTCTCCGACACCGCGCGCTCCTTCCTCGACGCCAACGCCGAGCGCCTCAAGCGGGCCGGCGAGCTGAGCACGCAGGTTCTCACGGTCGTCGCCCGCTACGCGCCGACCATCCCCTGCATGTCGGCCGGCATCGTCAAGGCCCAGGGCCGCCTGGCCGAGGCGTTCCGTGGCTTCGAGCTCCACATCGTGCTCGAGACGCTGCAGGACCAGCCGCGCAAGTACACGCCGGCGGACCGGCCGATCTTCGGCGACGACCGCGGTCCCAACTGCCTGGGCCTGCCGGACATCCCGTGGAGCCAGGACAACCCGTTCCCGCCGCTGCCGCACCTCAACGACGGCATGAACGGCAACACCGGCAAGGGCAACCTGCGCCCGGCGCCGACCGGCTACACCGGCAGCCCCGACGACGTGACCGCCCTGCGCGGCGCGCTCGACCAGGAGTACGGCACCGACGCCGACCTCACCGTCCTGCTGACCGGTCCGCTCGTCGCGGGAGGCGCCCGATGA